The DNA sequence TCCTCGACGCCCGCGATCTCGCGGTCGGTGGCGTTGGCCGCGCGGATGGTGCGGACCGAGCTGATCGCGCGCTCGACGGAGGCGGCGAGATCGCCGACCTTCGTCTGAGCCTTCTGGCTGGCGACCCGGATCCGCCCGGAGAGCAGGGTGACGACGACGACCGAGACGGCGACGACGAGCACGGTGAGGCCGAGCAGCACGGGGTCGATGACGAGCATCGCGATCAGGGCGCCGATGAACGTGAGCGCGCCGCCGATCGCCTCCACCAGGCCCTGGGTGAGCACGGCCCGCAGGAGCGTGGTGTCGGAGCCGACGCGCGAGACGAGGTCGCCCGTCCGCCGGGTGTCGAACTCGCTGATCGGGAGGCGCAGCATCCGGCCGACGAGCTTGCGGCGGGACGACAGCACGACGCCCTCCCCGGTGCGCTGCAGGAGGTAGTGCTGGTAGCCCGAGATCAGGCCCGAGACGACGACGAGCACGACGAGGCCCCACACGAGACCGCCGAGCGGCTCGCCCTTGCCGACGAGGTCGATCACCTGGCTGACGAGCAGCGGCTGGGCGAGGCTCGCGGCGGCGCCGAGCACGCTGAGGACGATGACGAACGCGAGCACGCCGCGATGCTCCAGGAGGTAAGGCAGCAGCTGCGAGAAGCGGGCGCGCGGCCCGGTCTCGGGCTGCCGGCGGCTGAAGGGGGAGCGGCGCCGCGGTGCGGGTGCGGTCTCGGTGCTCATGGGTGCTCCGTTCGGGAGGCGTGGCTCGATCACGGCCGGGGCCGGATACCGCCGCGGCCGTACTCCGACCGTACTTCGTGCGGGCTGCTCGTTCGCTGAGATCCGGCCGCCGACGATGTCCGGGGTCGGGGCTACAGTGCTGGACTATGCCCGTCCCCGTCATCGCCGCCCGCGACCTGGTCAAGAAGTACAAGGAGTTCCCCGCCGTCGACGGCATCAGCTTCGACGTGGAACCGGGGGAGTCGTTCGGCCTCCTCGGGCCGAACGGCGCAGGCAAGAGCACGACGATGCGGATGATCGGCGCGGTCTCGACGCGCACGGCGGGCGAGCTGAGCATCCTCGGGCTCGACCCCGACCGCTACGGGCCCGAGATCCGGTCGCGGCTCGGCGTGGTGCCGCAGGCCGACAACCTCGACACCGAGCTCCGGGTGCGCGACAACCTCATCGTCTACGGCCGCTACTTCGGCCTGCCCGCCGCAGCGGTCCGGAGGCGAGCGGACGAGCTCCTCGCCTTCGCTCAGCTGGAGGACAAGGCCAAAGCCAAGGTCGACGACCTCTCCGGCGGGATGAAGCGCCGCCTCACGATCGCGCGCGCCCTCATCAACGACCCGCGCATCCTCCTGCTCGACGAGCCGACGACCGGTCTCGACCCTCAGGCCCGCCATATCCTCTGGGACCGCCTGTTCCGGCTGAAGGAGCAGGGCACCACGCTCGTCCTCACCACCCACTACATGGACGAGGCCGAGCAACTCTGCGACCGGCTCGTCGTGGTCGACAAGGGCGCCATCATGGCCGAGGGGTCGCCGGCGGCGCTCATCCGCCGGTACTCCACGAGGGAGGTGCTGGAGGTGCGGTTCGGCTCGGAGCGCAACGCCGAGGTGGCGGAGGGGCTCGATGGTGTCGGAGAGCGCGTGGAGGTGCTGCCCGACCGCATCCTGGTCTACAGCGACGACGGGGAGGCGGAGCTCGCGCGCCTCGTCGAGCGCGGCCTCCGGCCCCTCACGAGTCTCGTGCGCCGGTCGAGCCTCGAAGACGTCTTCCTCCGTCTCACCGGCCGGAGTCTGATCGAATGACCGCGCCCGCGACCACCTCCGACGCCCGCGCCGCTCTGGACGCGGCGGTCCGGCCGCGCCGCTTCGGCGCCTGGTATGTGGCGGAGCACCGCTTCCGGGTCATGCGGTCGTACCTGCAGACCCTTCTCGTGACGGGGTTCGGGAACCCGCTCGTCTATCTCTTCGCGATGGGGGTGGGTCTCGGCAGCCTGGTCGCCGCGGGTACGGGCCCGCACGCGATCGACGGTGTCAGCTACCTCACGTTCGTGGCGCCGGCTCTCCTGTGCACGGCAGCCGTCA is a window from the Leifsonia sp. AG29 genome containing:
- a CDS encoding ABC transporter ATP-binding protein — its product is MPVPVIAARDLVKKYKEFPAVDGISFDVEPGESFGLLGPNGAGKSTTMRMIGAVSTRTAGELSILGLDPDRYGPEIRSRLGVVPQADNLDTELRVRDNLIVYGRYFGLPAAAVRRRADELLAFAQLEDKAKAKVDDLSGGMKRRLTIARALINDPRILLLDEPTTGLDPQARHILWDRLFRLKEQGTTLVLTTHYMDEAEQLCDRLVVVDKGAIMAEGSPAALIRRYSTREVLEVRFGSERNAEVAEGLDGVGERVEVLPDRILVYSDDGEAELARLVERGLRPLTSLVRRSSLEDVFLRLTGRSLIE